The nucleotide window TGTGCAGTGATCTTATGGATCATCTTGTGCATTATGAATGGTGTAAGTTCTGCTTGTTCAACCATTAATTTCTTTTATTCAAGCGATTATATATGGTTTTAAGCTTCTCAGAACTAGTCAGGGCTACAATTTTGATATTACAGACATCTCCTGAAACTTTGGTCTACTAACATCTTGAAATTTTTTTGCTGGGTAAGACTTGAATACATTGACAAAGAATTATATAATGATTTTACAAATTTAATGATGCCCTGCATCCAAAATTACTTTATTTCAAATTTCATGTTATGATGGCATGTTCTTCAAGTGATCAGTATTCTAATTCATTTACTAGCTATCATGTTAGAACTGTGTTCAAGTCCAAAAGCAAGCATTAGCAAACACTAAATTGATTCTGTGATGTACCATCAACAACTACTCATCATCTTTTTCAcctatatatttttgttgtaatTACAGGTAAAGTATTTCAGGCAGCCTTTTGGTATGGACTTATTGTCCATTTCAGAATATACCCGATCATATATGCCCTTCCATTTGTCATAGTTCTGAGCAAACAACGCATTGGTCCTTCTCAGAAGCCTACCCTCAGGCAATGGAACTCTCGACGAGATATTTTATACAACAACTCCAGTACAGCTTCTGCAAAATCATCACCATGCTGGAATGGTTTGTGGACTCCTCTTGGAAGCACTGTAACATGGGACACAGTAATGTTTGGATTATTCTCTGGAACATTATTTTTTCTCTTAACCATAACGTTCTTCTATATTTACGGATGGGACTTCTTAAATGAAGCACTATTGTATCACCTTACACGTACTGACCCACGGCACAACTTCTCGATATACTTCTATCATGTCTATCTCCACCACCAGCAAGGTTTCACAGTTTTTGAGAAGTTTGTGTCCTTTCTACCTCAAACAATGGTGCAACTTGCCCTCATCTTCTCTTTTGCTGGAGACCTTCCATTCTGCCTTTTTGTGCAGACAGTGGCATTTGTGGCTTTCAACAAGGTGTGTTAATCCTCTTTTTTTCAGGGATAGTTAACATTGTTATCCGGGGCCAATATGGACACTAACCTTTAGACAAATTCACTACTAAAAATGTCGATTTCCAGTATAGTTTCTTCTGGTAAGTAATGATTAGTTCTTAATGTTCATTTACAGGTTATGACGGCACAGTATTTTGTATGGTTCTTCTGTCTGTTGCCGCTGATTCTTCCTTGGAGCAGCATGAAAGTTAAATGGAAAGGTTTAATCTGCATGTTCGTGTGGATGGCATCCCAAATCCATTGGCTGATGTGGGCATATCTACTAGAGTTCAAGGGACGAAATGTCTTTGTACAATTATGGTTGGCAAGCATCTTGTTCCTGGCTGCAAACACTCTTGGTTTGCTCATGCTCATCCGATACCATAAATACTCTCCAATTTTCATGCCATTAGCAAGGTCTGGTGTCGCTAATTCTAGAAAGTCGGAATaacttaattttctttttttttgttttgttttgttcatgCTAGAGTTTGAGTTGTTTTTCTATATGTGAGAAGCTGAAGACACACCTTTCAGATCTTGTTTTGTTGCTGCAGTTTGTTTCACTGCTTTACCTAActattgtgattttttttttcccatgGCTATTTAATGATAAATCATGTCATATCATTAATGGGTGATATTTTGAGTAGTGAGCATTGATGCTATGGTAAAAAGACTCGGTATCTGCTTGTTGTGTATGGCAGAAAATATTGACATGTACAGACTTCATTTTTATCTTACCAGATTATCTTTTTCGTTTTTTAAAGGTGCTACTTGGTTCATGATCATTTCTGCCACCTAAGCCACACACCCTGCATTTGGGAGATGTATCTATGTTTCAGCTTGGCTTAGGGTGTTGAAAAAGCTTGGGTTTTTGGTCAACAAGTCTGTAGTGCATCAAGATTTTTCCACATTATATATGAGATTAATCATGATCAACCTAACGTATTACAGTTCTAGCTACATATAAATGCCACATTATTTGAGTCACTGTATTTAGGATAACTGAGATattaatgcaaattataaactcaCTCATATGACAATTTTTGCATCAAGGAAGCCAAACAAAGGTTAAATCTTCTACCAACCAATACAgccaatatgtatatatatatatatatatatatatattaaactcGCATCAAGTGACAAAGCTATGCTTGATTAAAGAGGTACACGGTCCACAGAAAATGGCATTGCACTCAAAACTCACGAGCTCTGCGCAACACAAATTTCACATGAACACACATTCAAACCATGTTTATAGAgacatacaagcatgtctttcaCGATAGTAGCATTACCAAAAGGCCAGCTGCAATTAACAAGCAAATGAGAAACACATCATCTGATTGATACAACAAGCACCTCAAGCTGcctccccttcctcttcctcttcctcttcttcctcgtaaTCTTCCATATCAGCTGTTGCATCCTGGTACTGCTGGTACTCGGCCACCAGATCATTCATATTGCTCTCGGCCTCGGTGAACTCCATCTCGTCCATGCCCTCGCCTGTGTACCAGTGCAAGAAAGCCTTCCTCCTGAACATGGCTGTGAACTGCTCACTGACCCTCCTGAACATCTCCTGGATGGAAGTCGAGTTCCCAATGAAGGTGGAAGCCATCTTCAGCCCCTTTGGTGGAATGTCACACACACTCGACTTCACATTGTTAGGAATCCACTCGACAAAGTAGGAAGAGTTCTTGTTCTGAACATTGATCATCTGCTCGTCAACCTCCTTGGTGCTCATCTTCCCACGAAACATGGCTGAAGCAGTTAAGTACCGGCCATGTCGGGGGTCAGCAGCACACATCATGTTCTTGGCATCCCACATCTGTTGGGTCAACTCTGGGACGGTGAGGGCCCTGTATTGCTGGGAGCCCCTCGACGTCAAGGGCGCAAAGCCTACCATGAAGAAGTGAAGGCGGGGGAAGGGGATCAGGTTTACAGCAAGCTTCCGGAGATCAGAGTTCAGCTGGCCAGGGAACCGGAGGCAGCATGTGACACCACTCATTGTAGCAGAGATGAGATGATTAAGATCGCCAACTGAAGCGTAAAAAGAAAACATAAGAATGTATCAGAAACCTTAGATATCAAGAAACCTTATGATAAGACAACATAAGAATGTATCTACAGAGAACTATTTGTGGAACTCTTAGATATCAAGAAATGCATTCAATACAAAGAACATACTAGAACAAGTCATGTATAAACAACAGTGAAAGTATGCCATTTCAATAAACAATAAGATAGTTTTGATAAAATGCAGTTGTTTGTCACTTACAAGTAGGAGTTGCTAGCTTCAATGTACGGAAGCAGATGTCATAGAGTGCTTCATTGTCCAGGACCATACATTCATCAGCGTTCTCAACAAGCTGATGGACTGAGAGAGTAGCATTATATGGCTCAACAACTGTATCAGAAACCTTGGGTGATGGAAAAACAGAGAACGTCAGCATCATGCGATCTGGGTACTCCTCTCTGATCTTAGAGATAAGAAGGGTGCCCATGCCAGAACCAGTTCCTCCTCCCAGAGAGTGGCATACTTGGAAACCTGCAGAATAACATCTGAGAATTAGTACCCAGATACTACGGCTTTGCTGATAGCAAAAACAAGTGTGCCTTCTTTCTGAAGAGTTGGATGACAATGTCATTATGAACTGTGCTCCATCATGTGTACTCTCCTAAACATGACAAAGTAGAACATTTTGTGTTATTAATGTTGTGTGTGATTCTCTTGTGGAAAGTACTTTAATGCAACCACATGCATCTACAAGAACCAAAAACTAGATCTTGTAAGGAAGAACAGCATGAAGGCGGAAAATAAAAGGTAAACGCTAATCATATATATCATTCCAGTGGTCATGATTATATTATTGGTCAATAAATAATCATGTTCTCTTCGTGGAAAACTATCTCCAGCTTAAAATGGTTTTATGGAACCAAGCAATAGAACATAATTGACTCATTTTCAAACAACTAAATGCAATCAAAAGATTGGGAGACAAGGAAATAGGTGTGTGGATGATCTTTCCTTTGATAATTCACAggcagttaaaaaaaaaatcatctttattTTAGAAATCAAACACGATCCAACTTCAAGAAGCACATTAACAGAAAGTAAACATAAATCCCAAAGACCACTGTCAGATTCATTAGATCAACAAGCAAGGAGACCCAACATTCACAGAAATGGATAGATAATACAAAGATCCAAAATCCCCCTACATCTCTTCAACATCTAAAATGAAAACCTCGCCCCAAATCTGACCAGCAAGCAACAGAAAGTCTGTGATCCAGGAATAAGTCACGGATAAAAGAAAAACGTTCCATTTATCCCAAAAACTAGCTGATAAAAAAGCAAAGATTGATATAAAATCAAGGAACATCCATCTACAAGCATTTGCCCCAATCACGGATCCTGAAACCATACCTTGCAGGCAGTCGCAGTTCTCGGCCTCCTTCCTCACCACATCGAGCACCGAATCGATCAGTTCGGCACCCTCAGTGTAATGCCCCTTGGCCCAGTTGTTCCCGGCGCCAGACTGCCCGAACACGAAGTTATCCGGCCGGAAGATCTGGCCGAACGGCCCGGATCTGACGGAGTCCATGGTGCCCGGCTCGAGATCCATGAGCACCGCCCGAGGGACGTAGCGGCCGCCGCTGGACTCGTTGTAGTAGACGTTGATCCGCTCGAGCTGGAGGTCGGAGTCGCCTCCATACCTACCGGTGCCGTCGATGCCGTGCTCGTCGCAGATCACCTCCCAGAACTTGGCCCCGATCTGGTTCCCGCACTGCCCTCCCTGGACGTGCAAGATCTCCCTCATCTTCGCTTTCTCTGTCTACCTCCGCTACCCGGAGATCCTAAGGTGAATGCTGCCTGTCGCCGGAGAGAGAGGCGGAGGAGCGCAGCGAACGGAACGGACGCTGAAGGATCGGAGGAGTCGGAAGGGGGTACATTTAGAGGGGTGATTCGTGTCCCGTCACCGTGCCAAGTCTTACCGATGGCCTGCCTTGCCGCCTCAGATAAAAATCCAGTTAAACTAACGGCACGAATTCATGCCTCGTTGTTCTTACGGACGGTGACTATAACGCGACGGAAGCCCTGCGTCGAGACGCACGAGGAACAAAACGGACAAGTCACGTCACGAATCGGACGGTCGATATATGAAGATGACTTTTATGCGGACGCTTCGCCGACAGTTAGGTTGGGCCGTCACTACCGTTTGGAAGTTGGAGAGACGTTATTGTCgtcctttatatatataaatatattattgtgGTGAAAAGAAAAGACCTTTTTTTtagagacaaaaaagaaaagctaAGAAGATTTTActgaaatttataaataaaattttcaaaaattcttaatttaaacatatatatatatatatacatataataataataataaattcataAATTAGGCATAACTcccaaaaaataatttaaaatgatatgaacctattTTAAGTAGACCTATAGATGGGCCATTAATATTAATATCAGGAAGAGATAtacagaaaggaaaaaaaattcttttctgaaaattataaataaagatttaaaaacgaataatttaattaagaataatACTTGTGTAGAGAGATTCATGTGGTGGGTGTCATCAAGCATCAGTGGGTACGGACGGTCCTCCTGCAACCTCTTTCACTTCTTCTCACCTAATATGACAAGTAGAGCAATATAAATGAAGGAGATGAGAGTTGCTCCTCACCAAATCACTCACTCTTATCGGATGGCATCACCAAATCATCTTCGACCCTCGAACTCGGAGACAAAGTGGGGCTGGGTGGGAACAGTGGCCTCACATGGAGACATGTGCGGCTGACTCCTTCCTTTACAGGCAGATGCAATTGATCCCCGGAGTTGGAGCACATGCTGTCAGATTCATCTTTGCCGGAGTAACAAGTTTGGAATCATCATGCTTGGATTTGACTCCAAGCTATCTCCGGCCGGCTAACCTGCCGATGCTTAGTCCACTCGATCCACTCTGTTTCTTCTGCTTGCCGCTTGTCATCAGGTGGGTTTCCTTGGGAATGCAACACCAGTTGTTCTCGGGCTTATGACTACATTTACTTAAAAGCTTTATCTGAACACTAATTCATGATCTCTGTTTCTGCACTAGTGTAATCTGAATCGTTGTATCATCATCTCAGAGCCTTCTCTCGCAGGCTTTACGCAAAGCTTGTGCTCTGTCAGGGAACGAGATGCTCACTAGCTTAATCATCAACGAGAA belongs to Musa acuminata AAA Group cultivar baxijiao chromosome BXJ3-5, Cavendish_Baxijiao_AAA, whole genome shotgun sequence and includes:
- the LOC135638085 gene encoding tubulin beta chain-like yields the protein MREILHVQGGQCGNQIGAKFWEVICDEHGIDGTGRYGGDSDLQLERINVYYNESSGGRYVPRAVLMDLEPGTMDSVRSGPFGQIFRPDNFVFGQSGAGNNWAKGHYTEGAELIDSVLDVVRKEAENCDCLQGFQVCHSLGGGTGSGMGTLLISKIREEYPDRMMLTFSVFPSPKVSDTVVEPYNATLSVHQLVENADECMVLDNEALYDICFRTLKLATPTFGDLNHLISATMSGVTCCLRFPGQLNSDLRKLAVNLIPFPRLHFFMVGFAPLTSRGSQQYRALTVPELTQQMWDAKNMMCAADPRHGRYLTASAMFRGKMSTKEVDEQMINVQNKNSSYFVEWIPNNVKSSVCDIPPKGLKMASTFIGNSTSIQEMFRRVSEQFTAMFRRKAFLHWYTGEGMDEMEFTEAESNMNDLVAEYQQYQDATADMEDYEEEEEEEEEGEAA
- the LOC103983711 gene encoding GPI mannosyltransferase 1, coding for MGWIDLRRMLGLSALLRLLLVCYGEWQDAHMVVRYTDVDYLVFSDAAAMVAAGRSPFERATYRYSPLLAYLLVPNSLLHPSWGKLLFSAADLLVGLFVDAILKLRGVPEDLRLWSVAAWLFNPFTFTIGTRGNCEPIVCAVILWIILCIMNGKVFQAAFWYGLIVHFRIYPIIYALPFVIVLSKQRIGPSQKPTLRQWNSRRDILYNNSSTASAKSSPCWNGLWTPLGSTVTWDTVMFGLFSGTLFFLLTITFFYIYGWDFLNEALLYHLTRTDPRHNFSIYFYHVYLHHQQGFTVFEKFVSFLPQTMVQLALIFSFAGDLPFCLFVQTVAFVAFNKVMTAQYFVWFFCLLPLILPWSSMKVKWKGLICMFVWMASQIHWLMWAYLLEFKGRNVFVQLWLASILFLAANTLGLLMLIRYHKYSPIFMPLARSGVANSRKSE